A stretch of the Porifericola rhodea genome encodes the following:
- a CDS encoding 4Fe-4S binding protein has protein sequence MAIMITDECINCGACEPECPNTAIYEGGVEWSWADGTELSEVELDDGTVVDATEEQEPVSDEFYYIVTGKCTECMGFHEEPQCAAVCPVDCCVEDPDARESEEELLGKKAWMHNE, from the coding sequence ATGGCTATAATGATAACCGATGAGTGCATCAATTGTGGTGCATGCGAACCGGAATGCCCTAATACAGCAATATACGAAGGAGGAGTAGAATGGTCTTGGGCAGATGGTACAGAACTTTCTGAAGTTGAGCTGGATGACGGTACAGTAGTAGATGCTACGGAAGAGCAGGAGCCGGTATCTGATGAATTCTATTATATAGTAACTGGCAAGTGTACTGAGTGTATGGGGTTTCATGAAGAACCGCAGTGTGCGGCTGTATGCCCGGTAGATTGCTGTGTGGAAGACCCTGATGCCAGAGAGTCTGAAGAAGAACTACTTGGCAAAAAAGCATGGATGCACAACGAATAA
- a CDS encoding DUF3276 family protein, translating to MEDNQGKDRAEIYSQRVRAGKRTYFFDVKSTRSNDYYLTITESRRRYKEDGYFYEKHKVFLYKEDFNKFMNALQDTIGHVKEELMPEYDFDQYEAEATTNEEGSSIDDELKWD from the coding sequence GTGGAAGATAATCAAGGTAAAGACAGGGCAGAAATTTATTCACAGAGAGTAAGGGCCGGAAAACGTACATACTTCTTTGATGTGAAGTCAACACGTTCTAACGATTATTATCTCACCATCACCGAAAGTAGAAGAAGATACAAAGAAGATGGTTACTTCTATGAGAAGCATAAAGTATTCCTCTACAAAGAAGATTTTAACAAGTTTATGAATGCGCTTCAGGATACTATCGGTCATGTGAAAGAAGAGTTGATGCCAGAATACGACTTTGATCAGTATGAGGCTGAAGCTACTACCAATGAGGAAGGATCCAGCATTGATGATGAACTGAAGTGGGACTAA
- the ychF gene encoding redox-regulated ATPase YchF has protein sequence MSLQCGIVGLPNVGKSTLFNALSSAKAEAANFPFCTIEPNVGVITVPDERLNILQKLVNPQKVIPTTIEFVDIAGLVKGASKGEGLGNKFLANIREVDAIIHVVRCFADDNVVHVAGSVDPVFDKEVIDTELQLKDLESVEKKIQRLEKIAKSGDAKARKQLSTLQSYKQHLEAGNNARSIEIAEEDKEAVWDLNLLTAKPVIYVANVDEGSIHTGNEYVEALKEGIKGEEAEVILISASIEAQIAELDFEERSIFLEEYGLKESGLNKLIRASYKLLNLITYFTAGETEVRAWTIMKGWKAPKAAGVIHTDFEKGFIKAEVIKLSDYQEYKSEQGCREAGKLAIEGKEYVVEDGDIMHFRFNV, from the coding sequence ATGAGTTTACAGTGTGGTATAGTAGGTCTGCCTAATGTAGGCAAATCAACTTTGTTTAATGCTTTGTCAAGTGCCAAAGCAGAGGCGGCTAACTTTCCTTTTTGTACGATTGAGCCAAATGTAGGCGTAATTACAGTGCCTGATGAGCGTCTGAACATTCTTCAGAAGCTTGTAAACCCTCAGAAAGTAATCCCTACTACTATTGAGTTTGTAGATATTGCAGGTCTGGTAAAAGGAGCGAGTAAAGGTGAAGGGCTAGGAAATAAATTTTTGGCTAACATACGTGAGGTGGATGCCATCATCCATGTGGTGCGTTGTTTTGCGGATGATAATGTAGTACACGTAGCAGGTTCTGTAGACCCGGTTTTTGATAAAGAAGTAATTGATACTGAATTACAGCTAAAAGACCTGGAGTCAGTAGAAAAGAAAATTCAGCGCCTGGAAAAAATTGCTAAGTCTGGAGATGCCAAAGCCAGAAAACAACTGAGCACTTTGCAAAGTTATAAACAACACCTGGAGGCAGGCAACAATGCGCGAAGCATAGAAATAGCCGAAGAAGACAAAGAAGCAGTATGGGACTTAAACCTGCTGACAGCCAAACCGGTTATTTATGTGGCCAATGTAGATGAAGGGTCTATACATACTGGTAATGAGTATGTAGAAGCTTTAAAAGAAGGTATTAAAGGAGAAGAAGCAGAGGTGATTTTGATATCGGCTTCTATAGAAGCGCAGATAGCTGAGCTTGATTTTGAAGAACGTTCTATCTTTTTAGAAGAGTATGGGCTTAAAGAATCAGGACTAAATAAATTAATCCGCGCCTCTTATAAATTGCTTAATTTAATTACATATTTTACTGCTGGGGAAACAGAGGTAAGAGCCTGGACAATTATGAAGGGTTGGAAAGCTCCCAAAGCAGCAGGAGTAATACATACCGACTTTGAGAAAGGATTTATTAAAGCAGAGGTGATCAAACTAAGTGATTATCAGGAGTATAAGTCGGAGCAAGGATGTAGAGAAGCAGGAAAGTT
- a CDS encoding DUF58 domain-containing protein: protein MLKLKEIRSFENIELLAKQLVEGFITGLHKSPYHGFSVEFAEHRLYNSGESTRHIDWKVYAKTDRLYTKRYEEETNLRCQLVIDNSSSMYYPQENNGKITFSITAAAALAFLLQKQRDAVGLCTFSEEIEIQTQVKSTSSHLHKLLLLLEEMLKNEPKMQQTSVAGVLHQVAEKIHKRSLVVIFSDMFENYEDRDKIFGALQHLKHNRHEVLLFHVTDHKTELDFDFEERPYEFIDIEKGDRLKLQPSQVKAAYQKQMREYYHELKIKCGQAKIDFIEADINEGFDHILRTYLVKRASMK, encoded by the coding sequence ATGCTAAAATTAAAAGAGATAAGATCATTTGAAAATATAGAACTTCTGGCTAAACAGCTAGTAGAAGGCTTTATTACGGGTCTACATAAATCGCCCTACCATGGATTCTCCGTAGAATTTGCCGAGCACAGGCTCTATAATTCAGGCGAAAGCACACGCCATATTGACTGGAAAGTGTATGCAAAAACCGACCGATTGTACACTAAACGTTACGAAGAAGAAACTAATCTGAGGTGCCAGTTGGTGATAGATAACTCTTCGTCTATGTACTATCCACAGGAAAATAACGGTAAAATAACTTTTAGCATTACAGCAGCCGCAGCTCTGGCTTTTCTGCTGCAAAAGCAGAGAGACGCAGTAGGCCTTTGCACCTTTTCAGAAGAAATAGAAATACAGACTCAAGTGAAGTCTACCTCCTCTCACCTTCATAAGCTTCTTTTGCTCCTGGAAGAAATGCTTAAAAACGAGCCTAAGATGCAGCAAACTTCTGTTGCAGGCGTACTCCATCAGGTAGCGGAGAAAATCCATAAGCGTTCGCTGGTAGTTATTTTTAGTGATATGTTTGAAAACTATGAGGATAGAGACAAAATTTTTGGTGCATTGCAACACCTTAAGCATAACAGACACGAAGTCTTGCTTTTTCATGTAACAGATCATAAAACTGAACTTGACTTTGATTTTGAAGAGCGTCCGTACGAGTTTATAGATATAGAAAAGGGAGATCGGCTTAAGCTACAACCCTCTCAGGTTAAGGCTGCTTATCAGAAGCAGATGAGGGAATATTATCACGAGCTAAAAATAAAGTGCGGTCAGGCAAAAATTGACTTTATAGAAGCTGATATTAATGAGGGCTTTGATCACATACTGAGAACTTATTTGGTAAAAAGAGCCAGTATGAAATAA
- a CDS encoding AI-2E family transporter, with product MINKGVLYIILFVLGFVLLAWIFSDIFGYFVISLVLSAIFSPLTNYINRLHFYGYHMPRFVAVLISFAVIVVLFASFIVLFIPLIDDQVQIITRINYEDLYYRASAPLHQVEMFLYNNGIIEEEHLLVESLRSSLLSLIGTINFGEFFNQLISLTGTFFISILAVVFITFILLYEKGIVRRLVIKLIPNHYFEVFIAAIYKIETLLSNYLIGLLFQIFSIFCIASLGLSLFGINYAITIAIFAAVANLIPYAGPILGSAFGIIVGLSTTMLGASTNEMIILAVKVISVFAAVQLIDNLFLQPLIFSKSVKAHPLEIFIVIFAGATIAGVLGMIAAIPVYTILKVVYLELYSGYKQYHIFKTKT from the coding sequence ATGATCAACAAGGGGGTCCTTTACATCATCTTATTCGTGCTGGGGTTTGTATTACTGGCATGGATATTTTCTGATATTTTTGGATACTTCGTCATCTCACTTGTACTCTCGGCGATATTTTCGCCACTGACCAACTATATCAACCGACTGCATTTTTATGGCTATCATATGCCTCGTTTTGTAGCCGTACTAATCTCCTTTGCCGTAATTGTTGTGCTTTTTGCCTCCTTTATTGTTTTGTTTATCCCACTGATTGACGATCAGGTACAGATTATTACCCGCATCAACTACGAGGATTTATATTACAGAGCGAGTGCCCCGCTGCATCAGGTAGAAATGTTTTTGTATAACAATGGAATTATAGAGGAGGAGCACCTGCTGGTAGAAAGCCTGCGTAGTAGTCTGCTCTCGTTAATTGGTACAATCAATTTTGGAGAGTTTTTCAATCAGCTTATCTCTCTTACGGGTACCTTCTTTATTAGCATACTTGCTGTAGTGTTTATCACCTTTATTCTGCTATACGAAAAAGGAATAGTACGAAGGTTAGTCATCAAACTAATCCCCAACCATTACTTTGAGGTATTTATCGCAGCTATTTATAAGATTGAAACCCTCCTATCTAACTACCTGATAGGCCTCTTATTTCAAATATTTTCTATTTTTTGTATAGCTTCTTTAGGGCTGAGTTTATTTGGGATTAACTATGCTATTACTATCGCCATATTTGCTGCGGTAGCTAACCTAATACCCTATGCCGGTCCAATACTTGGCTCAGCCTTCGGTATTATTGTAGGCTTGTCAACAACAATGCTGGGAGCTTCTACCAACGAAATGATCATACTGGCTGTTAAGGTGATTTCTGTATTTGCGGCAGTGCAGCTTATAGATAACCTTTTTTTACAACCGCTGATTTTTTCAAAAAGTGTAAAAGCGCATCCATTAGAAATATTTATAGTTATTTTTGCAGGAGCAACCATCGCCGGAGTACTGGGAATGATTGCTGCTATTCCGGTATATACCATACTAAAAGTGGTGTATCTGGAACTTTATAGTGGGTACAAACAGTATCATATTTTTAAGACAAAAACATAA